The Juglans microcarpa x Juglans regia isolate MS1-56 chromosome 2S, Jm3101_v1.0, whole genome shotgun sequence genome has a window encoding:
- the LOC121251454 gene encoding probable indole-3-pyruvate monooxygenase YUCCA8 produces MENLFRLSDHENFFSRPSIWINGPVIVGAGPSGLATAACLREQGVSFVVLERAECIASLWQKRTYDRLKLHLPKQFCQLPKLPFPQDFPEYPTKKQFINYLESYAKHFEINPQFNECVQSARYDETSGLWRVKTVSTSAASTRTEVEYISRWLVVATGENAECVMPDIEGLAEFEGDAMHVSEYKSGEKFGGKKVLVVGCGNSGMEISLDLCNHNASPSLVCRSSVHVLPREILGKSTFELAVSMMKWLPLWLVDKLLLILAWLVLGNIEKYGLKRPEVGPMKYKNTMGKTPVLDIGALEKIRSGDIKVVPGIKRFLPGQVVEFVNGEKLDLDSVVLATGYRSNVPSWLKEGEFFSKNGFPKSPFPNGWKGNSGLYAVGFTRRGLSGASSDAVRIAQDIGQVWKVETKQKKRTIACHRRCISQFKKHSKTPMLTIHLLVRFLQCIKVLTLYKHTKKETTADSEPSPKAQVFKMFWAFCRLRMMRLCLLVLKFHTLP; encoded by the exons ATGGAGAACTTGTTTCGTCTTTCAGATCATGAGAATTTCTTCTCTCGTCCAAGCATTTGGATTAACGGTCCGGTCATAGTCGGTGCCGGGCCATCCGGGCTAGCCACAGCGGCTTGCCTCAGAGAACAAGGAGTATCCTTTGTAGTCCTTGAAAGGGCTGAGTGCATAGCATCCTTGTGGCAAAAGCGCACCTACGACAGGCTAAAGCTTCACCTTCCCAAGCAATTTTGCCAGCTCCCTAAGCTTCCTTTCCCACAAGACTTCCCTGAATACCCAACAAAGAAACAGTTCATAAACTATCTTGAATCCTATGCTAAGCACTTTGAGATCAACCCACAATTCAACGAGTGCGTTCAGTCCGCTAGGTACGATGAGACTAGCGGACTTTGGCGGGTCAAGACTGTTTCAACAAGCGCTGCTTCGACTCGCACTGAAGTCGAATACATTAGCCGGTGGCTTGTGGTGGCCACCGGCGAAAATGCCGAGTGTGTGATGCCTGATATTGAAGGACTAGCCGAGTTTGAAGGCGACGCTATGCACGTTTCTGAGTACAAGTCCGGCGAGAAGTTCGGGGGGAAGAAAGTATTAGTCGTGGGGTGTGGCAATTCAGGCATGGAAATTTCCCTTGATCTTTGCAACCACAATGCCTCGCCATCTTTGGTTTGTCGTAGCTCG GTCCATGTCTTGCCAAGAGAAATCCTTGGAAAATCTACGTTTGAGTTGGCAGTTTCAATGATGAAATGGCTACCCCTTTGGTTGGTTGACAAGCTGTTGTTGATTTTGGCGTGGTTGGTGCTAGGAAACATTGAAAAATATGGGCTAAAAAGGCCGGAGGTTGGTCCAATGAAGTATAAGAACACAATGGGGAAGACCCCTGTCTTGGACATTGGCGCATTGGAGAAAATCAGATCCGGGGACATTAAGGTAGTCCCTGGAATCAAGAGGTTTCTACCCGGACAAGTAGTCGAGTTTGTTAATGGCGAAAAGCTTGATCTTGATTCAGTTGTTCTGGCTACTGGATACCGCAGCAACGTCCCTTCTTGGCTTAAG GAAGGTGAATTCTTCTCCAAGAATGGGTTTCCAAAGTCACCATTCCCAAATGGATGGAAAGGAAATTCTGGACTGTATGCAGTTGGGTTCACAAGGAGAGGGCTCTCTGGTGCGTCCTCAGATGCCGTGAGAATAGCACAAGACATTGGTCAGGTCTGGAAAGTGGAAACCAAGCAAAAGAAGCGAACCATCGCTTGCCATAGAAGATGCATTTCCCAGTTCAAAAAACACTCAAAAACTCCCATGTTAACCATCCATTTGTTAGTGAGATTCTTGCAGTGTATAAAAGTACTGACTTTGTATAAACACACAAAGAAAGAGACAACGGCAGACTCGGAGCCCTCTCCGAAGGCCCAAGTTTTCAAAATGTTTTGGGCATTTTGTAGACTAAGGATGATGAGgctttgtcttcttgttttgaagtttCATACACTTCCTTGA